Proteins co-encoded in one candidate division KSB1 bacterium genomic window:
- a CDS encoding iron-only hydrogenase system regulator, giving the protein MSSTDLSEKDRRIGVVAIIVEDPEAAYHQLNAILHDYSHIIIGRMGLPYRERKLSIISLIVDGNTDQVGALTGRIGQLPSVTVKAAFAKNR; this is encoded by the coding sequence ATGAGTAGTACAGATTTGTCGGAAAAGGATCGCCGTATCGGCGTCGTGGCGATCATCGTCGAAGATCCCGAAGCCGCTTATCATCAGCTCAATGCCATCCTGCACGATTATTCTCACATCATTATAGGCCGGATGGGATTGCCCTATCGCGAGCGAAAATTGTCTATTATTTCTCTGATCGTCGACGGCAACACCGATCAAGTCGGGGCACTGACCGGACGGATCGGCCAACTTCCAAGCGTTACCGTCAAAGCCGCCTTTGCAAAGAACCGTTGA
- a CDS encoding dihydrofolate reductase, protein MVELEKIIIAAVARNGVIGAGNGLPWKLPEEYQRFLATIRGETVIWGRRTFELFSSPPPSAVNIILSRSRRNYENAVVVASLADAFAAAAAAGERAFIAGGASVYRQALPYADRLYISWIDGEWAGDAFFPQIDFREWRIVERKRFSGYEFVMYRRMEPVNGSLQRRL, encoded by the coding sequence ATGGTGGAACTTGAAAAAATCATTATCGCGGCGGTCGCCCGCAACGGCGTCATCGGTGCGGGCAACGGCTTGCCGTGGAAATTGCCGGAGGAATATCAGCGGTTTCTGGCAACGATTCGCGGTGAAACGGTCATTTGGGGAAGAAGGACTTTTGAATTGTTCAGCAGCCCGCCGCCGAGCGCGGTGAACATAATCCTGAGCCGTTCGCGCCGCAACTATGAAAACGCCGTAGTCGTTGCCTCTTTAGCGGATGCTTTTGCCGCGGCAGCGGCAGCAGGTGAGCGCGCTTTTATTGCCGGCGGCGCCTCGGTTTATCGTCAAGCCCTGCCCTACGCGGATCGGCTTTACATTTCATGGATCGACGGTGAATGGGCAGGCGACGCTTTTTTCCCGCAGATCGACTTTCGGGAGTGGAGGATCGTCGAAAGGAAGCGGTTTTCGGGATACGAATTCGTCATGTATCGGCGCATGGAACCGGTCAACGGTTCTTTGCAAAGGCGGCTTTGA